GAACGGAAAGACTATCGGTGTAACGGGTTCATCACAGGGTGGATTCCTTTCCATCGCTGTGGCAGCTCTCGATAAGCGCATCACCTTCCTGGCTCCTGTTCATGATGCCATGTGTGATTATGAGGCTGAGATTCACGGAGTTGCTGGCGGCTGGCCTCACTATTTCTATAAGGAAGACAAGGCGCAGGGGGCTGCATGGAAAGAGCAGAAACTTACTTATTTGGAAAAGGCAAGACTCGAAGGTGCACGCTATTATGATGGCGTCAACTTTGCCCGTCGCATCACTGTTCCTGGCTGGTACAGTTTCGGTTATAATGATGAGGTGGTTCCGCCAACATCATCTTACGGCCTTTATAATTCGGTAAAAGCGCCAAAGACATTGAGTCTGTATCAGATGACTGGTCATTTCTGGTATCAGGAACAATGGGATGAGTGGCAGGAATTTCTTACTAATCATCTTTTGGGTAAGTAGTATGAACGATTTTTTTGTTACTAAATTACGAGATATTTCCAAATTGAATATTTACTAAACTACGAGATATAAAAACATGAAAATTAAAAGCATGAAAATTAAAAGAATGTTGATGGGAGCAGTTTGTTGCCTTGCTTTTGAAGGCGCTTTTGCGCAGTCTCCTGACAGTAGCGCTTCAAAGCATGGCATTGCAACTTGCAGCCCTGGTTGTGCTTCGGTTTCAACTCAAAAGTGTGGTAGTTCATCTGCCAAACAACTTTTGGATCGCTTGAGATTGTTGCAAGATCAGGGAATCATGGTGGGGCATCAGGATGATCCTGTCTATGGTACTACCTGGAAATGGGACGAGGGAAAGAGTGATGTGCTTCTTACTACGGGTGATTATCCGGCAGTAATGGGATTTGACCTTGGTAAATTAGAACTGGATAGTAAAGAAAACCTGGATGGCGTGCCTTTTGATAGAATGCGTCAGGAAATCATTGCTCAGTTCAAGCGCGGAGGTATTATCACTTTGAGCTGGCATCCATGGAATCCGGTGACAGGAGAAAATGCCTGGGATCCGAAGGGTGATGCTGTGAATGCGATACTCGAGGGGGGTGCCCAACAGAAGAAATTTGAGTCTTGGCTGAAGAAGGTTGCTGATTTCATTAATTCTCTCCAGACCTGTTGCGGGAAGAAAGTTCCTGTGATTTTCCGTCCATGGCATGAGATGAATGGCGGCTGGTTCTGGTGGGGTGCCAATAGTTGTACTCCTGAGCAATACAAGATGCTTTACATCAAGACCTATGTGACTTTGATGAAAGCTGGTTGTGATAACATCGTATGGGCATGGTCTCCTAATCTGAGTGACAAGAAGGATGTGGATTCTTTCCTGAGATGTTATCCAGGTGGTGATTTTGTTGATCTCATCGGTGTTGATATCTATGAATTTGACGACAGTGATGTCAACTATCAGAAGAATCTCGTCGAGACTTTAGATGTGATGAAGCTTGCAGCAGAGAAAGTGGGAAAGATGGCTGCGTTGACAGAAACCGGTTGCCGTGGTATTTCCAAAAAGAAAGACTGGTTTACCAAGACGCTTTGGCCAGTTTTGCAGAACTATCAGTTGAGTTATGTGCTCTTCTGGCGCAATGCTTGGGATAAACCACAGGAGGAAGCCTATCTTCCTGGGGTGAAGGATGGAGCCATTGTCAAGGATTTCAAGAAATTCTATAATGAATCAAAGGTTCTTTTTGTAAAGGATATAGTAGGTAACGAGTGAAGAACGAATAGTGAAGAATCCAATATATTTACTAATCATCAAACTCAAAGTATAAGAAACAATAAAATAAAGATAGAATATGACAACTTTTCAAGACAAAGTAAAAGCTTTGCGTGCTCATCATGAGGAATTGCTGTGCCGCAAGAATGAACCTGTAGAGTGGGGAAACGGAATCTACGAGAAATATAAGAACCCAATCCTCACCGCAGAACATACTCCATTGGAGTGGCGATACGACTTCGATGAGAAGAGTAACCCATATCTGATGCAGCGTATCATGATGAATGCTACCCTCAATTCGGGTGCCATCAAGTGGAACGGAAAGTATCTCCTCGTTGTCCGTGTAGAAGGTGCCGACCGCAAGAGTTTCTTTGCTGTAGCAGAAAGCCCTAACGGTATAGATAATTTCCGTTTCTGGGATGAACCTATTACAATGCCTGAGGACGTCATTCCTGCTACCAATATTTATGATATGCGTCTGACTGCTCACGAAGATGGATATATTTATGGTGTGTTCTGTGCAGAGCGTCATGATGACAGCCAGCCAGGCGATTTGAGTGCTGCAACTGCAACTGCTGCTATTGCACGTACCAAAGATTTGGTAAGTTGGGAACGACTTCCAGACTTGAAGACTAAGAGCCAGCAGCGCAATGTTGTGCTTCATCCGGAATTCGTAGATGGCAAGTATGCTTTCTATACCCGTCCACAGGATGG
This is a stretch of genomic DNA from Segatella hominis. It encodes these proteins:
- a CDS encoding glycosidase, with amino-acid sequence MTTFQDKVKALRAHHEELLCRKNEPVEWGNGIYEKYKNPILTAEHTPLEWRYDFDEKSNPYLMQRIMMNATLNSGAIKWNGKYLLVVRVEGADRKSFFAVAESPNGIDNFRFWDEPITMPEDVIPATNIYDMRLTAHEDGYIYGVFCAERHDDSQPGDLSAATATAAIARTKDLVSWERLPDLKTKSQQRNVVLHPEFVDGKYAFYTRPQDGFIDTGSGGGIGWALVDDITHAEITEEKIINARHYHTIQEVKNGEGPHPIKTDKGWLHLAHGVRGCASGLRYVLYMYMTSLEDPTKVIAEPGGYLLVPEGGEYIGDVMNVVFANGWIADEDGTVFIYYASSDTRMHVATSTIDRLVDYCMNTPQDGYRTALSVETIKKLVAKNKATLGK
- a CDS encoding glycoside hydrolase family 26 protein produces the protein MKIKRMLMGAVCCLAFEGAFAQSPDSSASKHGIATCSPGCASVSTQKCGSSSAKQLLDRLRLLQDQGIMVGHQDDPVYGTTWKWDEGKSDVLLTTGDYPAVMGFDLGKLELDSKENLDGVPFDRMRQEIIAQFKRGGIITLSWHPWNPVTGENAWDPKGDAVNAILEGGAQQKKFESWLKKVADFINSLQTCCGKKVPVIFRPWHEMNGGWFWWGANSCTPEQYKMLYIKTYVTLMKAGCDNIVWAWSPNLSDKKDVDSFLRCYPGGDFVDLIGVDIYEFDDSDVNYQKNLVETLDVMKLAAEKVGKMAALTETGCRGISKKKDWFTKTLWPVLQNYQLSYVLFWRNAWDKPQEEAYLPGVKDGAIVKDFKKFYNESKVLFVKDIVGNE